The Lentzea guizhouensis genome contains a region encoding:
- a CDS encoding thiamine ABC transporter substrate-binding protein: MRRISAALVAAALVTGCSAGTSSAPQTREVTLVTHDSFTVKEGLFDEFKQATGITVKPIASGDAGELTNKLVLTKANPLGDVAFGVDSTFASRALAEGVFAEYSSPEAAKGAQRYQVDGTNRLHAVDVGDVCLNIDPAKLGGAEPASYEDLTDPKFKDKLVVENPATSSPGLAFLLGTIAKFGENGWQEYWGKLKANGVKVVSGWEEAYNQEFSATKGTRPIVVSYASSPSAEGGKTKAVLGTCYRQVEYAGVLTGAKNSADAQKVLDFLLGEKFQAQVAEQMYVYPSREGVALPESWAKDAPLPTNPQSLPADKVKDNREAWVEQWRELVLG, encoded by the coding sequence GTGAGAAGGATTTCCGCTGCGCTCGTTGCCGCCGCGCTGGTCACCGGCTGTTCGGCCGGCACGTCGAGCGCGCCGCAGACCCGTGAGGTCACGCTGGTGACGCACGACTCCTTCACGGTGAAGGAGGGCCTGTTCGACGAGTTCAAGCAGGCCACCGGCATCACCGTGAAGCCGATCGCGAGCGGTGACGCGGGCGAGCTCACCAACAAGCTGGTGCTGACCAAGGCGAACCCGCTGGGCGACGTGGCGTTCGGCGTCGACTCGACGTTCGCGTCGCGGGCGCTGGCGGAGGGCGTGTTCGCCGAGTACTCCTCGCCGGAGGCGGCGAAGGGCGCCCAGCGCTACCAGGTCGACGGCACGAACCGGCTGCACGCGGTCGACGTCGGTGACGTGTGCCTGAACATCGACCCGGCCAAGCTCGGCGGTGCCGAGCCTGCCTCCTACGAGGACCTGACCGACCCGAAGTTCAAGGACAAGCTGGTCGTGGAGAACCCGGCCACGTCCTCGCCGGGGCTCGCGTTCCTGCTCGGCACGATCGCCAAGTTCGGCGAGAACGGCTGGCAGGAGTACTGGGGCAAGCTCAAGGCCAACGGCGTCAAGGTCGTGAGCGGCTGGGAAGAGGCCTACAACCAGGAGTTCTCCGCCACCAAGGGCACGCGGCCGATCGTGGTGTCCTACGCCTCCTCGCCGTCGGCGGAGGGCGGCAAGACCAAGGCCGTGCTGGGCACCTGCTACCGCCAGGTCGAGTACGCGGGCGTGCTGACCGGCGCGAAGAACTCCGCCGACGCGCAGAAGGTGCTCGACTTCCTGCTGGGCGAGAAGTTCCAGGCCCAGGTGGCCGAGCAGATGTACGTCTACCCGTCACGTGAGGGCGTCGCGCTGCCCGAGTCGTGGGCCAAGGACGCGCCGCTGCCGACGAACCCGCAGTCGCTGCCCGCTGACAAGGTGAAGGACAACCGGGAAGCCTGGGTCGAGCAGTGGCGCGAGCTGGTGCTGGGCTGA
- a CDS encoding 4a-hydroxytetrahydrobiopterin dehydratase, with product MAELLSDDQLNDILPKLPDWIAQDAALVRTVELASFAQAIMVVNRVAEIAENDNHHPDVDIRYKTLTFRLSTHFKGGITALDVSLAEEIDGVVDALS from the coding sequence ATGGCCGAGCTGTTGAGCGACGATCAGTTGAACGACATCCTGCCCAAGCTGCCCGACTGGATCGCCCAGGACGCGGCGCTGGTCCGCACCGTGGAGCTGGCGAGCTTCGCGCAGGCGATCATGGTCGTGAACCGGGTCGCGGAGATCGCCGAGAACGACAACCACCACCCGGACGTCGACATCAGGTACAAGACCCTCACGTTCCGCCTGAGCACGCACTTCAAGGGAGGGATCACCGCACTGGACGTGTCCCTGGCCGAGGAGATCGACGGAGTGGTCGACGCACTCTCCTGA
- a CDS encoding mannosyltransferase — protein sequence MKLRAVEARVLSVAPWLLALSVVGHLLMVAFQTKMTMIDLLVYRNGSPHLFSGDLYEWRLDQYADVFPLPFTYPPFAAAIFTPMSWVPWEASRWIWQLICLGCLYFIVRTSLKLLKLDDPRRAMFWTALVLWIEPVRTTLNYGQINLVLCAILVGTLASARNWVGGAGVGFTAGIKLTPAISGLYFLLTKRWMAAVWSFVAFAVTYGIGWVLSPSQSDKFWFQLLGDASRVGPVGSAINQSVRGALSRTVGYDVKTGWIYLVAAVVAAALTWFAVSKTRDVLALIISVQFLGLLVSPISWSHHWVWMVPALLWLVYEGGHVLCKVAAGLWVLLTGGFLISFLLMAQPNIWDFPRPWYYVVLGWGYPAAGMLTLVAIGLAARRKPTDRPVGEARATEGEPSRVVG from the coding sequence GTGAAACTCCGTGCTGTGGAAGCGCGTGTGCTCTCCGTAGCACCGTGGCTGCTCGCGTTGTCGGTGGTCGGGCACCTGCTCATGGTCGCGTTCCAGACCAAGATGACCATGATCGACCTGCTGGTCTACCGCAACGGATCACCGCACCTGTTCTCCGGCGACCTGTACGAGTGGCGGCTGGACCAGTACGCGGACGTCTTCCCTCTGCCGTTCACCTACCCGCCGTTCGCCGCCGCGATCTTCACGCCGATGAGCTGGGTGCCGTGGGAGGCCTCACGCTGGATCTGGCAGCTGATCTGCTTGGGGTGCCTGTACTTCATCGTCCGCACGAGCCTGAAGCTGCTCAAGCTCGACGACCCGCGCCGCGCGATGTTCTGGACCGCGCTGGTGCTGTGGATCGAGCCCGTGCGCACCACCCTCAACTACGGCCAGATCAACCTGGTGCTGTGCGCGATCCTGGTCGGCACGCTCGCGAGCGCGCGCAACTGGGTCGGTGGCGCCGGCGTGGGTTTCACCGCGGGCATCAAGCTGACGCCCGCTATCTCCGGTTTGTACTTCCTGCTCACGAAGAGGTGGATGGCTGCCGTCTGGTCGTTCGTCGCTTTTGCTGTGACGTACGGCATCGGCTGGGTGCTGTCGCCGTCGCAGTCGGACAAGTTCTGGTTCCAGCTGCTCGGTGACGCGAGCCGGGTCGGACCGGTCGGCAGCGCGATCAACCAGTCGGTGCGCGGTGCGTTGAGCCGCACGGTCGGCTACGACGTGAAGACCGGGTGGATCTACCTCGTCGCGGCGGTCGTGGCGGCCGCGCTCACGTGGTTCGCGGTCAGCAAGACCAGGGACGTGCTGGCGCTGATCATCAGCGTCCAGTTCCTCGGCCTACTGGTCTCGCCGATCTCGTGGAGCCACCACTGGGTGTGGATGGTGCCCGCCCTGCTGTGGCTCGTGTACGAGGGCGGGCACGTCCTGTGCAAGGTCGCCGCCGGCCTGTGGGTGCTGCTGACCGGCGGCTTCCTGATCTCGTTCCTGCTGATGGCCCAGCCGAACATCTGGGACTTCCCGCGGCCCTGGTACTACGTCGTGCTCGGCTGGGGTTATCCGGCGGCCGGGATGCTCACGCTCGTGGCGATCGGGCTGGCAGCCCGGCGCAAGCCGACCGACCGGCCGGTCGGTGAGGCGCGGGCCACCGAGGGTGAACCCAGCAGGGTCGTGGGCTGA
- a CDS encoding DUF6131 family protein produces the protein MIVLGLILLVVGWLAGISILTTIGVVLLVIGAILAVLGAVGKPIGGRAHYF, from the coding sequence ATGATCGTCCTCGGTCTGATCCTGCTCGTCGTCGGATGGCTGGCCGGTATCAGCATTCTGACGACCATCGGCGTGGTGCTGTTGGTGATCGGCGCCATCCTCGCCGTGCTCGGTGCTGTCGGCAAGCCGATCGGCGGCCGTGCGCACTACTTCTAA
- a CDS encoding AfsR/SARP family transcriptional regulator, translated as MSAEYRVLGPLEVLLDGRPVTVPAGRCRVLLGTLLLRANEFVSVSELVDRLWDGAPPAPDRAHKTLQMVVTRLRQALGAAGCVTTRSGGYVAEVAPESLDLTRFRALVQQGEFRAALELWRGQVLADVVSEALHRDDVPPLLEERVALERRIDQDLARDTGALVPELRSLVQRHPLRETFWAQLMLALHRSNQQAEALAVYQEVRGHLADELGVDPGERLLDAHRQVLSGEVPGDPVPRQLPVGVPHFVGRERELARLTELLRARPGEPVLISAINGIGGVGKTALAVQWAHRQAERFPDGQLYVNLRGFDTQAEPVDPLSVARDFLAALGVAASEIPASESALISAYRSALAERRVLLLLDNARDVDQVRPLLPGGATNLVVVTSRNRLSGLVAREGALPVALDVLDERQSADLLTGRIGTARAEDEPEAVTRLVRRCAGLPLALSIVAARAAFGDSLTALADELDGERLDALDIDDPTTGVRAVFSWSLRSVSEQAARMFVLLGLHPGPDFSVIAVASLSALPLAETRRVLAELVAGSLLHSDAHGRYSQHDLLRDYAAERAAGLPAEDRAAALNRMFDHYLHTAHACWQHLSYNLPPVVTDPPAPGVLVDPVRDSDSAWAWFVVEHRVVLRAVERAGSLGADAFVWRAMHVTHGFLSRRHYLYEGLTGHRLGLAAAQRLGDPHAQSHMHRRLAGTCMNAQRYDEAEVHLLEAIRYAQSVGDVLAEAHLWRGLARTHERRGRLADALNVLLEVHPRIAGHPDSYEVGRHLAALGRAHHITGDDVRAIELCLHAAEKFTETHYNGQDEGPAVNYETLGDIYLGLERHREAVECYERSLELWQQMRDETNVADGLILLGTALYATGEKTRARECAAQAQQLIEGSLMEALELHQLERLHELIAATGGD; from the coding sequence GTGAGCGCCGAGTACCGCGTGCTGGGGCCGCTGGAGGTCCTGCTCGACGGGCGACCGGTGACCGTCCCGGCCGGGCGGTGCCGGGTGCTGCTCGGGACGCTGTTGTTGCGCGCCAACGAGTTCGTGTCCGTCAGCGAGCTGGTGGACCGGCTCTGGGACGGTGCACCGCCCGCACCGGACCGGGCGCACAAGACGTTGCAGATGGTGGTGACCCGGTTGCGGCAGGCGCTCGGTGCGGCCGGCTGCGTCACCACCCGCAGCGGCGGCTACGTGGCCGAGGTGGCGCCGGAGAGCCTCGACCTCACGAGGTTCCGCGCGCTGGTGCAGCAGGGGGAGTTCCGCGCGGCGCTGGAACTGTGGCGCGGTCAGGTGCTGGCCGACGTGGTCTCCGAGGCGCTGCACCGCGATGACGTGCCACCACTGCTGGAAGAACGTGTGGCCCTGGAGCGCCGGATCGACCAGGACCTGGCCCGTGACACCGGTGCGCTCGTGCCCGAGCTGCGGTCGCTCGTCCAGAGGCACCCGTTGCGGGAGACGTTCTGGGCGCAGTTGATGCTCGCGTTGCACAGGTCGAACCAGCAGGCGGAGGCACTGGCGGTCTACCAGGAGGTGCGCGGGCACCTCGCCGACGAGCTCGGGGTCGACCCCGGCGAACGGCTGCTCGACGCCCACCGGCAGGTGCTCAGCGGTGAGGTGCCTGGTGACCCCGTGCCCCGGCAACTGCCGGTCGGCGTTCCGCACTTCGTGGGGCGGGAGCGTGAGCTGGCCCGGCTCACCGAGCTGCTGCGGGCGCGGCCGGGTGAGCCCGTGTTGATCTCGGCGATCAACGGGATCGGCGGGGTCGGCAAGACCGCGCTCGCCGTGCAGTGGGCGCACCGGCAGGCCGAGCGGTTCCCCGACGGCCAGCTCTACGTCAACCTGCGCGGCTTCGACACGCAGGCGGAACCGGTCGACCCGCTGTCGGTGGCCCGTGACTTCCTGGCGGCGCTCGGTGTCGCCGCGAGCGAGATCCCGGCCTCGGAGAGCGCGCTCATCTCGGCGTACCGGTCGGCGCTGGCCGAACGCCGGGTGCTGCTGCTCCTGGACAACGCGCGCGACGTCGACCAGGTGCGCCCGTTGCTGCCCGGTGGCGCGACCAACCTGGTGGTCGTCACCAGCCGCAACCGGCTCAGCGGACTGGTGGCCAGGGAAGGCGCGCTGCCGGTCGCGCTCGACGTCCTCGACGAACGGCAGTCGGCCGACCTGCTGACCGGACGGATCGGCACGGCCAGGGCGGAGGACGAGCCCGAGGCGGTGACACGCCTGGTACGGCGCTGTGCGGGGCTGCCGCTCGCGCTGAGCATCGTCGCCGCCCGCGCGGCGTTCGGCGACTCGCTCACCGCGCTCGCGGACGAGCTCGACGGCGAACGGCTCGACGCCCTCGACATCGACGACCCCACGACCGGCGTCCGCGCGGTCTTCTCGTGGTCGTTGCGGTCCGTGAGCGAACAGGCGGCCAGGATGTTCGTCCTGCTCGGTCTGCATCCGGGGCCGGACTTCAGCGTGATCGCCGTCGCGAGCCTCTCCGCTCTCCCGCTGGCGGAGACGCGGCGCGTGCTGGCCGAGCTCGTGGCCGGCAGCCTCCTGCACTCCGATGCGCACGGCCGGTACTCGCAGCACGACCTGTTGCGCGACTACGCGGCCGAACGGGCGGCCGGCCTGCCGGCCGAGGACAGGGCAGCAGCGCTGAACCGGATGTTCGACCACTACCTGCACACCGCGCACGCCTGTTGGCAGCACCTGTCGTACAACCTCCCGCCGGTCGTCACCGATCCGCCCGCACCGGGGGTGCTGGTCGACCCGGTGCGGGACTCGGACTCGGCGTGGGCGTGGTTCGTCGTCGAGCACCGGGTGGTGCTCAGGGCCGTCGAACGCGCGGGAAGCCTGGGTGCGGACGCCTTCGTCTGGCGGGCGATGCACGTGACGCACGGCTTCCTCAGCCGGCGGCACTACCTGTACGAAGGTCTGACCGGCCACCGCCTCGGGCTGGCGGCGGCGCAGCGGCTGGGGGACCCCCACGCGCAGAGCCACATGCACCGCAGGCTCGCCGGCACCTGCATGAACGCCCAGAGGTACGACGAAGCGGAGGTCCACCTGCTCGAGGCGATCCGGTACGCCCAGTCCGTCGGCGACGTCCTCGCCGAGGCCCACCTGTGGCGCGGGCTCGCGCGCACCCACGAACGGAGGGGCCGCCTCGCGGACGCGCTCAACGTGCTGCTGGAGGTTCATCCGCGGATCGCAGGCCACCCGGACAGCTACGAGGTCGGCCGTCACCTCGCCGCCCTCGGCAGGGCACACCACATCACGGGCGACGACGTTCGTGCGATCGAGCTCTGCCTGCACGCGGCGGAGAAGTTCACCGAGACGCACTACAACGGTCAGGACGAGGGGCCTGCCGTGAACTACGAGACCCTGGGGGACATCTACCTCGGTCTGGAGCGGCACCGCGAGGCCGTCGAGTGCTACGAGCGCTCGCTCGAGCTGTGGCAGCAGATGCGCGACGAGACCAATGTGGCCGACGGTCTCATCCTGCTCGGTACTGCTCTCTACGCGACGGGGGAGAAGACTCGCGCGCGGGAGTGCGCAGCCCAGGCGCAGCAGTTGATCGAGGGGTCGCTCATGGAAGCGCTCGAGTTGCACCAGCTCGAGCGCCTTCATGAGCTGATCGCGGCGACGGGCGGCGACTGA
- a CDS encoding AfsR/SARP family transcriptional regulator: MKAEYRVLGPLEVLLDGSPVVVPAGRGRVLLATLLLRANEFVSVDELVERVWDGAPPAPDRAHKSLHMVVNRLRHALGAANCVRTVSGGYSAEVEPDQLDLTRFRALVEQGAFRDALDLWRGSVLADVASEALHRDDVPLLLEEHVVALEHRIDQDLARDTDVLVPELRSLIKKYPLRETFWAQLMLALQRSNQQAEALAVYEEVRRHLADELGVDPGQRLRDAHQQVLSGEVSHDDVPRQLPAGIPHFVGREQELARLDELVRARPGQPVLISAINGIGGVGKTALAVQWAHRQAERFPDGQLYVNLRGFDTQVEPVDPLSAARDFLVALGVPSGEVPASEDALIAAYRSALAQRRMLLLLDNARDADQVRPLLPGGAANLVLITSRNRLSGLIAREGAQPVGLDVLDEDQAVGLLTGRIGAARVRAEPEAVSRLVTRCAGLPLALSIVAARAAYGDSLTALADELDQERLEALDIDDPTTGIRAVFSWSLRSVGETAVRVFVLLGLHPGSDASAAAVASLAGLPVAQTRRALNDLIAGSLVHVTAPGRYGWHDLLRDYAAERAAELPADVRDAAVRRMFDHYLHTAHACWQQLQFNIPPLVTAPPAPGVLLEPVADADAAWVRFRAEHRALLSALERAKELGEDGFVWQLAFVMHGYLSREGYLTEALAGHRAGLAAAERLGDFDAQSLMHRRIAAVLISANEFALSEVHLREAIRCAQPGGNVVAEAHLRRGLAFTYEKQGRLADALAVLAEVHPRMEGHGDSYELGRHLAALGRAHNNVGDGVRALELCLLAAEKFAETGFNGQDEGPAGNLETLGDIYLGLGRHAEAVESYEQAVDVWRTMRGGTNTADGLVLLAKALIVVGENARARECLSEAWQTMAEAPDSEYFQEDVDRIKELLASIEGVEDVPR, translated from the coding sequence GTGAAGGCCGAGTACCGGGTGCTGGGCCCGCTCGAGGTGCTGCTGGACGGCTCGCCTGTCGTCGTGCCAGCCGGTCGCGGCCGTGTTCTGCTCGCCACGCTCTTGTTGCGCGCCAACGAGTTCGTGTCCGTCGACGAGCTGGTCGAGCGGGTCTGGGACGGTGCGCCGCCCGCGCCGGACCGGGCGCACAAGTCGCTGCACATGGTGGTGAACCGGCTGCGGCATGCGTTGGGGGCGGCCAACTGCGTGCGCACGGTGTCCGGTGGGTACAGCGCGGAGGTCGAGCCGGACCAGCTCGACCTGACGCGGTTCCGGGCGTTGGTCGAACAGGGTGCGTTCCGGGATGCGCTGGACCTGTGGCGCGGGTCGGTGCTGGCCGACGTCGCCTCCGAGGCGCTGCACCGCGACGACGTGCCGTTGTTGCTGGAAGAGCACGTCGTGGCGCTGGAGCACCGGATCGACCAGGACCTGGCCCGTGACACCGACGTGCTGGTGCCGGAGCTGCGGTCGCTGATCAAGAAGTACCCGTTGCGGGAGACGTTCTGGGCGCAGCTCATGCTCGCGCTGCAGCGGTCGAACCAGCAGGCGGAGGCGCTCGCGGTCTACGAGGAGGTGCGCAGGCACCTCGCCGACGAGCTCGGGGTCGATCCGGGGCAACGGCTGCGCGACGCCCACCAGCAGGTCCTCAGCGGGGAGGTGTCGCACGACGACGTGCCGCGTCAGCTGCCCGCGGGCATCCCGCACTTCGTCGGCAGGGAGCAGGAGCTGGCGCGGCTCGACGAGCTGGTGCGGGCGCGGCCGGGCCAGCCGGTGCTGATCTCGGCGATCAACGGGATCGGCGGGGTCGGCAAGACCGCGCTCGCCGTGCAGTGGGCGCACCGGCAGGCCGAGCGGTTCCCGGACGGGCAGCTCTACGTGAACCTGCGCGGCTTCGACACGCAGGTCGAGCCGGTCGACCCGCTGTCGGCGGCGCGCGACTTCCTCGTGGCGCTCGGCGTGCCGTCGGGCGAGGTTCCGGCGTCGGAGGACGCGCTCATCGCGGCGTACCGGTCCGCGTTGGCCCAGCGCCGCATGTTGCTGTTGCTGGACAACGCGCGTGATGCCGACCAGGTGCGCCCGTTGTTGCCCGGTGGGGCCGCGAACCTGGTGCTCATCACCAGCCGCAACCGGCTGAGCGGGCTGATCGCGCGGGAGGGCGCGCAGCCGGTCGGCCTCGACGTGCTCGACGAGGACCAGGCGGTCGGCCTGCTGACCGGACGGATCGGCGCCGCCAGGGTGCGAGCCGAGCCGGAGGCGGTGTCCCGGCTGGTCACGCGGTGTGCCGGGCTGCCGTTGGCGCTCAGCATCGTCGCTGCCCGTGCCGCCTACGGCGACTCGCTCACGGCTCTCGCGGACGAGCTCGACCAGGAACGGCTCGAGGCCCTCGACATCGACGACCCGACGACCGGCATCCGCGCGGTGTTCTCGTGGTCGCTGCGGTCGGTCGGCGAGACCGCGGTCAGGGTGTTCGTGCTCCTGGGTCTGCACCCCGGCTCCGACGCCAGTGCGGCCGCCGTCGCGAGCCTCGCCGGACTGCCGGTGGCGCAGACCCGGCGGGCGCTGAACGACCTCATCGCCGGCAGCCTCGTCCACGTCACCGCGCCCGGCCGGTACGGGTGGCACGACCTGTTGCGCGACTACGCGGCGGAACGGGCGGCCGAGCTGCCGGCCGACGTGCGGGACGCGGCGGTGCGGCGGATGTTCGACCACTACCTGCACACCGCGCACGCGTGCTGGCAGCAGCTCCAGTTCAACATCCCGCCGCTGGTCACGGCGCCGCCCGCGCCGGGTGTGCTGCTCGAACCGGTGGCGGACGCGGACGCGGCGTGGGTCCGGTTCCGCGCCGAGCACCGGGCGTTGCTCAGCGCCCTCGAACGGGCGAAGGAACTGGGCGAGGACGGGTTCGTCTGGCAGCTGGCCTTCGTGATGCACGGCTACCTCTCCCGGGAGGGCTACCTCACCGAGGCGCTGGCCGGGCACCGCGCCGGGCTGGCCGCGGCGGAGCGGCTCGGGGACTTCGACGCGCAGAGCCTCATGCACCGCAGGATCGCCGCGGTGCTGATCAGCGCGAACGAGTTCGCCCTCAGCGAGGTCCACCTGCGTGAGGCCATCCGGTGCGCGCAGCCCGGCGGCAACGTGGTCGCGGAGGCGCACCTGCGGCGCGGTCTCGCGTTCACCTACGAGAAGCAGGGCCGGCTGGCCGACGCACTCGCCGTGCTCGCGGAGGTCCACCCGCGCATGGAGGGGCACGGCGACAGCTACGAGCTCGGCCGCCACCTCGCGGCGCTCGGCAGAGCGCACAACAACGTCGGCGACGGCGTCAGGGCGCTCGAGCTGTGCCTCCTGGCGGCCGAGAAGTTCGCGGAGACCGGCTTCAACGGCCAGGACGAGGGGCCGGCCGGGAACCTGGAGACGCTGGGCGACATCTACCTCGGTCTCGGCCGGCACGCCGAGGCCGTCGAGAGCTATGAGCAGGCGGTCGACGTGTGGCGGACCATGCGCGGTGGCACCAACACGGCCGACGGTCTCGTGCTGCTCGCCAAGGCGCTCATCGTGGTGGGCGAGAACGCACGCGCACGCGAGTGCCTCTCCGAGGCGTGGCAGACCATGGCCGAGGCGCCGGACTCCGAGTACTTCCAGGAGGACGTGGACCGGATCAAGGAGCTGCTCGCGTCGATCGAGGGAGTCGAGGACGTGCCGCGGTGA
- a CDS encoding AfsR/SARP family transcriptional regulator, producing the protein MIVEYRVLGPLEVLAAGEPVAVPAGRGRVLLATLLLRPNQFVSVDELVERIWDGAPADHERVRKTLQMVVLRLRQALGAANCVRTMSGGYSAEVEPDQLDLTRFRALVDQGEFRAALELWRGPVLGDVTSEALHRDDVPPLLEEHVVALERRIDQDLARDTGALVAELRSLVQRHPLRETFWAQLMLALHRSNQQAEALAVYQEVRGHLMDELGVDPGERLREAHRQVLSGEVPVDAVPRQLPAGIPHFVGRERELARLTELLRARPGEPVLISAINGIGGVGKTALAVQWAHQQAERFPDGQLYVNLRGFDTRADPADPLSVLHDFLVALGFSANEIPNSAEALVAAYRSALAKRRMLLLLDNARDADQVRPLLPGGAANLVVVTSRNRLAGLAAREGALPVALDVLDERQSTALLAERIGAGRVEAEPDAVRRLVERCAGLPLALGIVAARAAYGDALGTLADELDGERLDALDIDDPVTGVRAVFSWSLRSVSAPAATVFVLLGLHPGPDFALSAVASLAALSRAETRRALTELVAGSLVQVSANGRYSQHDLLRDYAAERAAELPADVRDAAVHRMFDHYLHTTQSCWQQLQFNIPPILTEPPAPGVVVEEAGDPDAAWAGFGAELRVLLGVVERANELGADHVVWQVPFMLHGYLSRQGHLEAAGLHRLALAAAQRLGDLTAQSLMHRRIASVLIGFDDFDGGEHHLREAIRCAQPGGDVLAEAHLRRGLAFTHERQGRLADALEVLAEIHPRVEGHSDSYEVGRHLSALGRAHHITGENERALELCLQAAGKFAETDFNGQDEGPGSNQETLGDIYLALGRHAESLASYERALRMWRDMRSATDIADILRKMGEALIRTGDPGRARECLAEALQIHEGALDAVYHLPDMQQLRDLLASVAHADGTTA; encoded by the coding sequence GTGATCGTCGAGTACCGCGTCCTGGGACCGCTGGAGGTGCTGGCTGCCGGTGAGCCGGTCGCCGTTCCCGCCGGTCGGGGGCGCGTCTTGCTCGCCACGTTGTTGTTGCGCCCCAACCAGTTCGTCTCGGTCGACGAGCTGGTCGAGCGCATCTGGGACGGTGCGCCGGCGGATCACGAGCGGGTGCGCAAGACGCTGCAGATGGTCGTGTTGCGGCTGCGGCAGGCGCTCGGGGCGGCCAACTGCGTCCGGACGATGTCCGGTGGGTACAGCGCGGAGGTCGAGCCGGACCAGCTCGACCTGACGCGGTTCCGGGCGCTGGTGGATCAGGGGGAGTTCCGCGCGGCGCTGGAGCTGTGGCGTGGACCGGTGCTGGGCGACGTCACCTCGGAGGCGCTGCACCGCGATGACGTGCCGCCGCTGCTGGAAGAGCACGTCGTGGCGCTGGAGCGCCGGATCGACCAGGACCTGGCCCGTGACACCGGTGCGCTGGTGGCCGAGCTGCGGTCGCTCGTCCAGAGGCACCCGTTGCGGGAGACGTTCTGGGCGCAGTTGATGCTCGCGTTGCACCGGTCGAACCAGCAGGCGGAGGCACTGGCGGTCTACCAGGAGGTGCGCGGGCACCTCATGGACGAGCTGGGGGTAGACCCCGGTGAACGGCTCCGTGAGGCCCACCGGCAGGTGCTCAGCGGTGAGGTGCCGGTCGACGCCGTGCCCCGCCAGTTGCCGGCCGGCATTCCGCACTTCGTGGGGCGGGAGCGTGAGCTGGCCCGGCTCACCGAGCTGCTGCGGGCGCGGCCGGGTGAGCCCGTGTTGATCTCGGCGATCAACGGGATCGGCGGGGTCGGCAAGACCGCGCTCGCCGTGCAGTGGGCGCACCAGCAGGCCGAACGGTTCCCCGACGGCCAGCTCTACGTGAACCTGCGCGGCTTCGACACGCGGGCCGACCCGGCGGACCCGTTGTCGGTGCTCCACGACTTCCTGGTGGCGCTGGGCTTCTCCGCGAACGAGATCCCGAACTCGGCGGAAGCACTCGTAGCGGCATATCGGTCGGCGCTGGCCAAGCGGCGGATGTTGCTGTTGCTCGACAACGCGCGTGATGCCGACCAGGTGCGGCCGTTGCTGCCCGGTGGCGCGGCGAACCTGGTCGTCGTCACCAGCCGCAACCGGCTCGCCGGGCTGGCGGCCAGGGAAGGCGCGCTGCCGGTCGCGCTCGACGTGCTCGACGAACGGCAGTCGACCGCCCTGCTGGCCGAACGCATCGGCGCCGGCAGGGTCGAGGCCGAGCCGGACGCGGTGCGGAGGCTGGTCGAGCGGTGTGCCGGTCTGCCCCTCGCACTGGGCATCGTCGCGGCGCGTGCGGCGTACGGCGACGCGCTGGGCACCCTCGCCGACGAGCTCGACGGCGAACGGCTCGACGCCCTCGACATCGACGACCCCGTCACCGGCGTCCGCGCGGTCTTCTCGTGGTCCCTGCGGTCGGTCAGCGCGCCGGCGGCCACGGTGTTCGTCCTCCTCGGCCTGCACCCCGGTCCTGACTTCGCGCTGAGCGCCGTCGCCAGCCTTGCCGCGCTGTCGCGGGCCGAGACCCGGCGCGCGCTCACCGAGCTCGTCGCCGGCAGCCTCGTGCAGGTCAGCGCGAACGGCCGGTACTCGCAGCACGACCTGTTGCGCGACTACGCGGCGGAACGGGCGGCCGAGCTGCCGGCCGACGTGCGGGACGCGGCGGTGCACCGGATGTTCGACCACTACCTGCACACCACCCAGTCCTGCTGGCAGCAGCTGCAGTTCAACATCCCGCCGATCCTCACGGAGCCGCCGGCACCGGGTGTGGTGGTCGAGGAGGCCGGGGACCCGGACGCGGCGTGGGCCGGGTTCGGCGCCGAACTGCGGGTGCTGCTCGGCGTCGTCGAACGCGCGAACGAGCTGGGGGCCGACCACGTCGTCTGGCAGGTGCCGTTCATGCTGCACGGCTACCTCTCCCGCCAGGGGCACCTCGAGGCGGCGGGCCTGCACCGCCTCGCGTTGGCGGCGGCGCAGCGGCTGGGCGACCTCACCGCGCAGAGCCTCATGCACCGCAGGATCGCCTCCGTGCTCATCGGCTTCGACGACTTCGACGGCGGCGAACACCACCTGCGTGAGGCGATCCGGTGCGCGCAGCCGGGCGGCGACGTCCTGGCGGAGGCACACCTGCGGCGCGGGCTCGCGTTCACCCACGAACGGCAGGGCCGGCTCGCGGACGCGCTCGAGGTGCTGGCGGAGATCCACCCGCGGGTCGAGGGCCACAGCGACAGCTACGAGGTCGGCCGCCACCTCTCCGCTTTGGGCCGCGCCCACCACATCACGGGCGAGAACGAGCGGGCGCTCGAACTCTGCCTGCAGGCGGCCGGGAAGTTCGCCGAGACCGACTTCAACGGCCAGGACGAAGGGCCGGGCAGCAACCAGGAGACACTGGGCGACATCTACCTGGCACTGGGACGGCACGCCGAGTCCCTCGCCAGCTACGAGCGGGCGTTGCGGATGTGGCGGGACATGCGCAGCGCGACCGACATCGCCGACATCCTCCGCAAGATGGGCGAGGCGCTCATCAGGACGGGTGATCCCGGCCGGGCGCGTGAGTGCCTCGCCGAGGCCCTGCAGATCCACGAGGGAGCCCTGGACGCCGTCTACCACCTGCCGGACATGCAGCAGTTGCGCGACCTGCTCGCCTCGGTCGCTCACGCCGACGGGACGACGGCGTGA